DNA from Streptomyces sp. Edi4:
GGAGACATGTACGGCAAGCGGCGGCTGCTCATCCTCTCGCTCGGCGTGCTCACGGCGGGCTCGGTGATGTGCGCGATCAGTTCCCACATCGGCGTGCTGATCGCGGGCCGCGCCCTCCAGGGAGCGGCGCTCGCGGTGATCCCGCTGGGCATCAGCATCATGCGGGACGAGCTGCCGCCCGCGAAGGTCCTGTCGTCGGTGGCCCTGATGAGTTCCACGCTCGGCATCGGCGCCGCCGTGGGGCTGCCGGTGGCGGCCCTGGTCGTCGAGCACTTCGACTGGCACACCATGTTCTGGGCGTCGGCCGTGCTCGGCGTCCTCGACATCGCGCTGGTGCTGTGGTGCGTGCCGGAGTCGCCGCTGCGCTCGCGCGGGCGCTTCGACGCGGTGGGCGCGCTCGGTCTTTCGGCGGGCCTGGTCGCGGTGCTGCTCGCCATCACCCAGGGCGCCGAGTGGGGCTGGACCTCGCCGCGTACCCTCGCCCTGCTGGGCGCCGCCGTGGTGATCTGGCCGCTGTGGGGCGCGTACGAACTGCGCACCCGCACCCCGCTCGTGGACCTGCGGGTCTCGGCGCGGCCCGCTGTGCTGCTCACCAATGTGGCGGCCCTTTTGATCGGGTTCGCCTTTTACGCCAACTCGCTCGTCACCGCGCAGATGGTGCAGGAGCCCAAGGCCACCGGGTACGGGCTCGGTGCGTCCATCGTGGTCAGCGGCCTCTGTCTGCTGCCGGGCGGACTCGCGATGGTGGCCCTGTCGCCGGTGTCCGCGAAGATCTCGGCCACGTACGGTCCGAAGGCGGCGCTGGCGCTCGCGGCCGCGATCATGGCGGTGGGCTACGGTGTGCGCTTCTTCACCAGCCACAGCCTGCCCATGATCATCGCGGGCGCGACGGTGGTGGCGTGCGGCACCGCGATCGCCTACTCGGCGCTGCCCGCCCTGGTGATGCGCGCGGTCCCGGTGAGCGAGACCGGCGCCGCCAACGGGCTCAACACCCTGATGCGCTCGGTCGGCCAGGCCTGTTGCAGCGCGGTGGTCGCCGCCGTCCTGGCCAACGTCACCTTCCAGGCGGGCGGCCGGACCGCGCCGACGCTGCACGCCTACCTGCTGGTGTTCCTTATCGCCGGCGGCGCCGCGCTCGCCGCGCTCGCCGCCACCCTGTGCCTGCCCGGCGGCGCGATGCCCGGCGCCGGTAGCCTCGGGTCCTGCCGCACCGAGGGCGCGGCGGGACGCACCACGGCCGAGGAGAGCGCATGACCGGGCAGCCGGCCACCGGCGGCGACGCGGAGACGGGCAAGCACGCGGAGACGGGCAGGGATGCGGAGTCAGGCAGGGACGCGATCCGGCGGGCGGCGCGGCGGGCGTTCACGCTGCGCCCGTACGCCGAGGTCACCATGCGTTCCATCGCGGCGGACGCCGGGGTGAGCCCGTCACTCATCGTCAAGCTCTTCGGCAGCAAGGAACGGCTCTTCCACACGGTCGCGGACTTCGGTCCCGCCGCCGAGACGCTGTTCGCGGCGCCGCTGGACGCGCTGGGCCGCCACCTCGTCCTGACGATGGTGCGGATGCGGCGCGAGGACCAGGGGGATCCGCTCCTTCGCGCGGTGTTCTCGCTGGGCAACGTGGACGAACGCACCCTGCTGCGGGAGCGGTTCCGCGAGCAGGTCACGTCCCGTCTCGCCGGTCAACTGCGCGGTGGGGACAGCGAGTTGAGGGCCGAGTTGATCGCCGGTCTGCTGCTGGGGCTCGGCGCGACCCTCAGTCTGCACCGGCCGGGCGCCGGGGAGCGCGCCACGCCCGAGCAGCTGGCGGATCTGTACGCGCCGGCCGTGCAGCGTCTGATCACCGGCCCGGAGAACTGCCGTCCGGCGAACGGCGACCCCGAGAACTGCGGCCCGGAGAACTGCCGTCCGGCGAACCGCGGCCCGGAGAACTGACCGGAATTAGCTGTTTGGCTAATCGTGGACGGTGACGGCCCCCACCGGGCAGGCCCGGGCGGCCTCGCGGACCAGCGGGTCACCGCCGCCGTCCTCGCGGCCGGGCAGCAACTCGCTGAAGCCGTCGTCGTCCTGCGTGAAGACGCCGGGGGCGGTGAGCGCGCACTGGCCCGCGCCGATACAGACGTCCTTGTCGATGCCGATCCGCATCCGCTGCTCCTTCTCCTTCGGTTCCCGTCCGCTACCAGGCGACGGGGAGTTCGACCATGCCCTGGATGGTGTCGCCCGGCTTGAACGGAATCTCCTGCGCCGGCACCGCGAGCCGCAGGTTCGGCAGCCGGTCGAACAGCGAGCGCAGCGCGATCTCCATCTCCGCCCGCGCCAGGTTCTGGCCGAGGCACTGGTGGATGCCGAAGCCGAACGCGACGTGGTGGCGGGTGGCGCGGTGCCAGTCGATCCGGTCGGGCTCCTCGTAGCTGGCGCTGTCCCGGTTGATGACGGACGTCGAGAAGACCACACCGTCACCGGCCCGTACCACCTCGCCGCCGATCTCGATGTCCTCAAGAGCCACCCGCAGCATCCCGTCCGCGATCGACAGGAAACGCAGCAGCTCCTCGACGGCGGCCGGCATGAGGGCCGCGTCGGAGCGCAGTTCGGCCAGCGCCTGCGGGTGCTGGAGCAGGGTGAAGGTGCCGAGCGAGATCATGTTGGCGGTGGTCTCATGGCCCGCCACCAGCAGGATGACGGCGAGGTCCACCAGCTCACGCTCATCCAGGAGGCCTTCGTCCAGGCGCCGTCCGATCAGTTCGTCGAGCAGCCCGTCGCCGGGTTCCTTCCGCTTGCGGTCGATGAGCCGCAGGAAGTAGTCGTCCAGGGCGTCGCGGGCCGCCTCGACGTCGGCGGTCTTCGGCCCCCGCAGCAGCTTGCGGGACTGGCCCTCGAAGAACGCGTGATCCTCATACGGCACGCCGAGCAGCGCGCAGATCACCATCGAGGGCACCGGCAGCGCGAAGGCGCCGACCAGGTCGGCCGGCGGCCCCTGCGCGACCATCCGGTCCAGGAGCGAGTCCACGGTCTCCTGGATGCGCGGCCGCAGTGCGGCGGTGCGCTTGAGGGTGAAGCTGGGGATCAGCATCCGGCGCTGGGTGGCGTGCACCGGGTCGTCCACGCCGAGCAACGCGGTCCTGCGCTTGGTGATGCCGGCGAACCTGGCCGTCGGGGAGGGGAAGCCGTCGTGGGTGCGGTCACTGGAGAGCCGGGGGTCGGCCAGCAGGGCGCGCGCCTCGGCGAGCCCGGTGACCATCCACACGGGCCGGCCGTCGTAGAGGCGGACGCGGGCCAGCGGCCGCGCGTCGCGCAGCGGCTGGTACGCGGTGGGCGGGTGGTAGGGGCAGCCGCGGTTCTGCGGGAAGGTGACGCTGTCCGGGGAGGCGGCGGTGTGGTCCGTGCTGACGCTGGTGTTGCTGCCTGTCATGAAGACCTCGCAAGCGAAGGGATCCGTCTTGCCGATCTCCACTACATGCCTCAGGCACCTATGGCGTCTACGCGTTCTTCGGCCGATTCCCTCCTTTGCGCCCTTTCGGCCCAGCGCGCCCGGGGCCGGTGCGGGGCTCAGGGGCGGACAGGGCTAGCGTGTGTGCGGCCCGTCGTGCGTCACGGGCCGGTGAGGAGATCGACCCTGATGTCCGGTATGACCCTGGGCGAAGGCGCGACGGGCGGCCTGCCCGAGCTGACCACGGGGCGGCTGCTGACGGTGTGGCGGCCCGACGCGGCGGCGCTGCTGCTGATCGTCGCCCTGGCCGCGCTGTACGGCTGGGGCGTGCTGCGGCTGCGCCGGCGCGGCGAGCCCTGGCCCCTGGCGCGCACCGCGGCCTTCGCGTTCATCGGCCTCGGCGCCCTGGCCGTGGCCACCATGTCGGCGCTCGCGGTGTACGACACCGAGCTGTTCTGGCCGGCCGCCGTACAGAACGTCCTGCTCGACCTGATCGCGCCGCTCGGGCTCGCCCTGGGCGACCCGCTGCGCCTTGGCACGCTCGCGCTGCCGGAGCGCGGCGCGGGCCGGCTCCGGGGCGCCATGAGCGGACGCCTGGTGCGGTTCCTCACCTTCCCGCTGGTCAGTACGGCCCTGGTGCTCGCCACGGAGCTCTGTGTCTATTTCACGCCGTACTTCGAGACGGCGCTGCGCCACCCCGCGCTGCACGAGCTGATGTATCTCCATCTGCTGCTCGCGGGAAGCCTGTTCGTGCTGCCGATGCTCACCCACGAGGCGGCGCTGCCGGCCTGGTGCACCCACCCGGTGCGGGCCGCGCTCGTCTTCCTCGACGGGCTGATCGACGCGGTGCCCGGCATCGTCGTGATGACCCACAGCACCCTGATCGCCGGCGCCTGGTACCTGGGCCACTCCCCCGCCTGGGCGCCCGACGTCCAGCGGGACCAGCAGCTCGGCGGCGGCGCGATGGTCACCATCGCCGAACTGGTGTCACTGCCGTTCCTGCTCGCGATCCTGGTGCAGTGGTCGCGCGCCGACCGCGCCCAGCGCGTGGTGCTCGACCGCCGCCTCGACGCCGAACTGGCTCCGGCCGCCCCGGTGACGGGACGGCCGAAGGACGCGGAGCTCGTACGGCCCTGGTGGGAGACGGACGGCGGAGCGGTCGGGCAGCGGATGCGTCAGCGCGGCCCGGAGAGCTGACCGGTCAGTGCCGGTCGCGGCGCCTGCGCAGCCGGCTCACGATG
Protein-coding regions in this window:
- a CDS encoding MFS transporter; protein product: MPPAIPVSADPSRPRFFVGVLAFCGVVVAVMQTLVVPLLPHVPALTGSTPAAASWLVTITLLTGAVFTPVLGRAGDMYGKRRLLILSLGVLTAGSVMCAISSHIGVLIAGRALQGAALAVIPLGISIMRDELPPAKVLSSVALMSSTLGIGAAVGLPVAALVVEHFDWHTMFWASAVLGVLDIALVLWCVPESPLRSRGRFDAVGALGLSAGLVAVLLAITQGAEWGWTSPRTLALLGAAVVIWPLWGAYELRTRTPLVDLRVSARPAVLLTNVAALLIGFAFYANSLVTAQMVQEPKATGYGLGASIVVSGLCLLPGGLAMVALSPVSAKISATYGPKAALALAAAIMAVGYGVRFFTSHSLPMIIAGATVVACGTAIAYSALPALVMRAVPVSETGAANGLNTLMRSVGQACCSAVVAAVLANVTFQAGGRTAPTLHAYLLVFLIAGGAALAALAATLCLPGGAMPGAGSLGSCRTEGAAGRTTAEESA
- a CDS encoding TetR family transcriptional regulator, translating into MTGQPATGGDAETGKHAETGRDAESGRDAIRRAARRAFTLRPYAEVTMRSIAADAGVSPSLIVKLFGSKERLFHTVADFGPAAETLFAAPLDALGRHLVLTMVRMRREDQGDPLLRAVFSLGNVDERTLLRERFREQVTSRLAGQLRGGDSELRAELIAGLLLGLGATLSLHRPGAGERATPEQLADLYAPAVQRLITGPENCRPANGDPENCGPENCRPANRGPEN
- a CDS encoding ferredoxin, whose translation is MRIGIDKDVCIGAGQCALTAPGVFTQDDDGFSELLPGREDGGGDPLVREAARACPVGAVTVHD
- a CDS encoding cytochrome P450, with protein sequence MTGSNTSVSTDHTAASPDSVTFPQNRGCPYHPPTAYQPLRDARPLARVRLYDGRPVWMVTGLAEARALLADPRLSSDRTHDGFPSPTARFAGITKRRTALLGVDDPVHATQRRMLIPSFTLKRTAALRPRIQETVDSLLDRMVAQGPPADLVGAFALPVPSMVICALLGVPYEDHAFFEGQSRKLLRGPKTADVEAARDALDDYFLRLIDRKRKEPGDGLLDELIGRRLDEGLLDERELVDLAVILLVAGHETTANMISLGTFTLLQHPQALAELRSDAALMPAAVEELLRFLSIADGMLRVALEDIEIGGEVVRAGDGVVFSTSVINRDSASYEEPDRIDWHRATRHHVAFGFGIHQCLGQNLARAEMEIALRSLFDRLPNLRLAVPAQEIPFKPGDTIQGMVELPVAW
- a CDS encoding cytochrome c oxidase assembly protein, producing the protein MTLGEGATGGLPELTTGRLLTVWRPDAAALLLIVALAALYGWGVLRLRRRGEPWPLARTAAFAFIGLGALAVATMSALAVYDTELFWPAAVQNVLLDLIAPLGLALGDPLRLGTLALPERGAGRLRGAMSGRLVRFLTFPLVSTALVLATELCVYFTPYFETALRHPALHELMYLHLLLAGSLFVLPMLTHEAALPAWCTHPVRAALVFLDGLIDAVPGIVVMTHSTLIAGAWYLGHSPAWAPDVQRDQQLGGGAMVTIAELVSLPFLLAILVQWSRADRAQRVVLDRRLDAELAPAAPVTGRPKDAELVRPWWETDGGAVGQRMRQRGPES